A stretch of Argiope bruennichi chromosome 10, qqArgBrue1.1, whole genome shotgun sequence DNA encodes these proteins:
- the LOC129988057 gene encoding gastrula zinc finger protein XlCGF7.1-like: MEMSYENNLCSQVFSRQEILKEDLIDTKEKLYACDICTKAFSQHSYLKSHLLAHAKEKLFACEVCHKAFSQKSNLITHLRVHTNEKPYTCDVCSKTFSLFSYLRVHLQTHTQEKQHACHMCNKTFSQEPNLKRHMRTHTKEKPFTCHICNKAFSVKSNLKQHLRTHTNEKPHACPTCNKVFSHSPNLITHLRTHTKEKSFVCDVCKKAFSHKSSLKSHLRIHTKEKPFACDVCNRTFAQQNHLLTHLRTHTREKPFECDICNEKFSYPATLKTHLLKHAVEKV; encoded by the coding sequence ATGGAAAtgtcatatgaaaataatttatgtagcCAAGTATTTTCTCGGCAGGAAATTTTAAAGGAAGATTTAATTGATACGAAAGAGAAATTGTATGCGTGCGACATTTGCACCAAAGCCTTTTCTCAACATTCTTATTTAAAGTCACATTTACTGGCACATGCAAAAGAGAAGCTGTTTGCATGTGAAGTTTGTCATAAAGCCTTTTCTCAAAAGTCGAATTTAATAACACATTTACGAGTACATACGAATGAGAAACCTTATACATGCGATGTttgcagcaaaacattttctctGTTTAGTTACTTGAGAGTACACTTACAGACGCATACACAAGAGAAACAACATGCGTGCCACATgtgcaataaaacattttctcaagAACCGAATTTAAAAAGACACATGCGGACGCACACGAAAGAAAAACCCTTTACATGTCATATatgcaataaagcattttctgTAAAGTCGAACTTAAAACAACATTTACGTACACATACGAACGAGAAACCGCATGCATGCCCTACttgtaataaagtattttctcATTCGCCGAATTTGATAACACATTTGCGGACCCATACGAAAGAGAAATCATTTGTATGTGACGTctgtaaaaaagcattttctcaTAAATCGAGTTTAAAAAGTCATTTACGCATTCATACGAAAGAGAAGCCGTTTGCATGTGATGTTTGTAATCGAACGTTTGCTCAGCAAAATCACTTACTAACACATTTACGGACGCATACGAGAGAGAAGCCGTTTGAATGTGacatttgtaatgaaaaattttcttatccAGCAACTTTAAAAACACATCTACTGAAGCATGCCGTAGAAAAAGTATGA